A window of the Microscilla marina ATCC 23134 genome harbors these coding sequences:
- a CDS encoding response regulator transcription factor — protein MQTKDKIRVLLVEDDLNLGNLLQDYLEMENFDVHLCRDGEAGFEAFEAGTYDICLLDVMMPKKDGFTLAKQIKEKNQAVPILFLTAKSLKEDKINGFTIGADDYITKPFDEEELVLRIHAVLKRTQGDPMAQKNDETKFKIGKYTFDYANHALSIDDDVRRITKRESEILRLLYLYKNRILKREEALVSIWGENDYFHGRSFDVFITKLRKYLKKDSNVKIENVHGVGFMLIDEKN, from the coding sequence ATGCAAACAAAAGATAAAATTAGAGTATTACTTGTTGAAGACGACTTAAATCTGGGTAATCTATTACAAGATTACCTGGAGATGGAAAACTTTGATGTACACCTGTGTCGGGACGGGGAAGCTGGATTTGAGGCTTTCGAAGCAGGAACTTATGATATATGCCTGCTTGATGTAATGATGCCCAAGAAAGATGGTTTTACGCTGGCAAAACAAATCAAAGAGAAAAACCAGGCAGTACCTATACTTTTTCTTACTGCAAAATCGCTCAAAGAAGACAAGATTAATGGTTTTACTATAGGAGCAGATGATTACATCACCAAGCCGTTTGACGAAGAGGAGTTGGTATTGCGCATTCATGCCGTACTGAAAAGGACTCAAGGTGATCCAATGGCTCAAAAAAATGACGAAACTAAATTCAAAATAGGTAAATATACATTTGACTATGCCAACCACGCACTGAGCATAGACGACGACGTACGACGGATAACCAAACGTGAGAGCGAGATTTTGCGTTTGTTATATTTGTATAAAAACCGAATTTTAAAAAGAGAAGAAGCCTTGGTCAGTATTTGGGGTGAGAATGATTATTTTCATGGCAGAAGTTTCGACGTATTCATTACCAAGCTAAGAAAATATCTTAAGAAAGACTCTAATGTAAAGATAGAAAATGTACATGGGGTAGGTTTTATGTTGATAGACGAAAAAAACTAG
- a CDS encoding SpoIIE family protein phosphatase, whose translation MFKLRKKIHSEDFLAKYPASFKSAYAIFVVVMSVGSLVWGVFCIILGLHKISILPFGYLAFSLLGLIVFFSGKGFAFIRFFQVLFSLTFPYALQWLLGGYTASGMVSLWSFLTLIVLITFYEARYNILWLPLFITCMVVGIGLDHYYPQPVPSMLNKPHIHKMLLIANASLVGSMLFFIGRHFISLNRQHKKINETLEYQKGELLQKHEEILAYNEEINQQNEEILAINDELGRQKEEMAAKNKEIALKNEAMTTINEALEQQRSELRKKTNNVRSSINYAKRIQRAILPRLSWIQEHFPESFVFFKPRDIVSGDFYWFSVVRLEENLEITTSFRPPPLPEKIIISAIDCTGHGVPGAFMSMVGNQLLHEIVNTNQIISPEEILRELHLKIRFSLNQEENENNDGMDMSLCVIDKQARTLEFAGAKNPLIYIQGDKLIEVKGDKMPIGGKKRSRDNKPKARTYTKHVVKLNEPTWFYIFTDGFQDQFGGKHDRKFMKKRFKELLLKIKDRPPNVQKNMLSQTIGGWMDGRHQIDDMLIMGFKIDDHILPRQAT comes from the coding sequence ATGTTTAAACTTAGAAAAAAAATACATAGTGAAGACTTTCTGGCAAAGTACCCTGCCAGCTTCAAGAGCGCCTATGCTATATTTGTAGTAGTCATGAGCGTCGGGAGTCTTGTATGGGGTGTATTTTGCATCATACTTGGGTTGCACAAGATATCCATACTTCCATTTGGTTACCTGGCATTCAGCCTATTAGGTCTTATTGTCTTTTTCAGTGGCAAAGGGTTTGCCTTCATTCGATTCTTTCAGGTACTGTTTAGTCTTACCTTTCCTTATGCGTTACAATGGTTGCTGGGGGGGTACACAGCAAGTGGTATGGTAAGCCTCTGGAGCTTTCTTACACTCATTGTGCTCATTACTTTTTATGAGGCGCGTTACAATATTCTTTGGCTTCCGTTATTTATTACTTGTATGGTGGTAGGCATTGGGCTCGACCACTACTATCCCCAACCTGTGCCTTCCATGCTCAATAAACCACATATCCATAAAATGCTACTTATTGCCAATGCAAGTTTGGTAGGTAGTATGCTATTTTTTATTGGGCGTCATTTTATTTCTCTTAACCGCCAGCACAAAAAAATTAATGAAACCCTCGAATATCAAAAAGGAGAGCTTTTGCAAAAGCATGAAGAAATATTGGCCTATAATGAAGAAATTAACCAGCAAAACGAAGAAATTTTAGCCATTAATGATGAACTGGGACGGCAAAAGGAAGAGATGGCAGCTAAAAACAAGGAAATAGCCCTAAAAAATGAGGCTATGACCACAATCAATGAGGCTCTTGAACAACAAAGATCAGAACTTAGAAAAAAAACCAACAATGTGCGTTCAAGTATCAACTATGCCAAAAGAATACAGAGGGCTATATTGCCACGTTTGAGCTGGATTCAAGAACACTTCCCAGAATCTTTTGTGTTCTTCAAACCACGCGATATTGTCAGTGGCGACTTTTACTGGTTTTCGGTAGTAAGGCTAGAAGAAAACCTGGAAATCACTACTAGTTTTCGCCCTCCACCCCTCCCCGAAAAAATAATAATCTCGGCAATAGACTGTACTGGTCATGGGGTACCTGGCGCTTTTATGAGTATGGTAGGCAATCAACTGTTACACGAAATAGTCAACACCAATCAGATCATATCACCTGAAGAAATATTGCGTGAATTGCATCTTAAAATTCGGTTTTCGCTAAATCAGGAGGAAAACGAGAATAACGATGGTATGGATATGAGTTTGTGTGTAATAGATAAGCAAGCACGCACGCTTGAATTTGCTGGTGCTAAAAACCCTTTAATTTATATACAAGGCGACAAACTGATAGAAGTTAAAGGTGATAAAATGCCCATTGGTGGTAAAAAAAGATCGCGTGATAACAAACCCAAAGCCCGTACCTACACCAAACATGTGGTAAAACTAAACGAGCCTACCTGGTTTTATATTTTTACCGATGGTTTTCAAGACCAATTTGGCGGTAAACATGATCGCAAGTTTATGAAAAAGCGTTTTAAAGAGCTTTTACTAAAAATCAAAGACCGTCCACCCAATGTCCAAAAAAACATGTTATCACAAACGATTGGTGGTTGGATGGATGGCAGACATCAAATTGACGATATGTTGATTATGGGTTTTAAAATAGATGATCATATATTACCAAGGCAAGCCACCTAA
- a CDS encoding leucine-rich repeat domain-containing protein, which produces MKYLFAKTLFFTLLCSVSLTAQDSSTPQVYTSMKEALKNPEKVIKLDLRKQKLRKFPKNIIKCKNIEELNLSDNFIDSLPKEISKLTKLKKLHLSNNRLVHISFEINLLDKLIFLNLGKNHLRKFPIGLCNMTKLEELYLWENYFKTIPTSIRSMRGIRYIDLSKNPIPYRKTFIIQKYLPKAEINFW; this is translated from the coding sequence ATGAAATACCTTTTTGCAAAAACACTCTTTTTTACGCTCTTATGTAGTGTATCGCTTACTGCTCAGGACAGTAGTACACCTCAGGTATATACTTCTATGAAAGAAGCCTTGAAAAATCCTGAAAAAGTAATTAAACTTGATTTGCGAAAGCAAAAACTAAGGAAGTTCCCAAAAAACATTATCAAATGTAAAAATATAGAAGAGTTAAACCTAAGCGATAACTTCATTGACAGCTTGCCCAAAGAAATAAGCAAACTCACCAAATTAAAAAAACTACACCTAAGCAATAACCGCCTGGTTCATATAAGTTTTGAAATAAACCTGCTTGACAAATTGATATTTTTAAATTTAGGTAAAAATCACTTACGAAAGTTCCCCATAGGTTTGTGCAATATGACCAAACTGGAAGAGCTGTACCTATGGGAAAATTATTTCAAAACAATTCCTACCTCTATCAGAAGCATGCGCGGTATACGCTACATAGACCTGTCAAAAAATCCTATCCCATACCGTAAAACCTTTATTATCCAAAAATACTTGCCCAAGGCTGAAATTAACTTTTGGTAA
- a CDS encoding hydroxymethylglutaryl-CoA reductase gives MTLVPSLLLKQLYTHGSLENAEGGVSFAIKNRLSDATLTQITGVKISGEEVPLTKIKVDLGDGKPLAPKDISEERPIEFPLRKTFRVVAAINELPEGKHSIEVSFAVAPFGNLDLQVDDAISNKDNGDTVKIPRDDLDDYSEKAIKTRQEFIEKYTSKKLNHTKNYSFDPHMLAGNCEHFAGVAQVPLGFAGPLKVNGEHAKGEFLIPLATAEGTLVASYNRGMSVINMSGGVKCTIIGDAMQRAPVFIFEDARGARDFVKWVHAHEKTIAYHAETTSSVAKLQDIDHYLSNKFAFLRFNYFTGDAAGQNMVGRATFAACSWILDNYKDNKIEKFFLESNFATDKKASQINVMRTRGKRVVAECVVKRDVLIQRMRVEPEQLAYHGQVANIGAILSGANNNGLHSANAITAMFIATGQDVANVSESSAGIIYSEVTAEGDLYISITIPSLIVATYGGGTGLATQKECLELLDCYGKGKVNKFAEIVAGAVLAGEISLASAISSSDWVSSHEQYGRNR, from the coding sequence ATGACTCTAGTTCCAAGTCTTTTATTAAAACAGCTTTATACCCATGGTAGCCTCGAAAACGCTGAGGGTGGGGTATCATTTGCAATTAAAAACCGATTGAGCGACGCTACGCTTACACAAATCACAGGCGTAAAAATATCAGGAGAAGAAGTTCCATTAACTAAAATTAAGGTTGATCTTGGAGACGGTAAACCGTTGGCTCCCAAAGATATTTCAGAAGAACGCCCCATAGAATTTCCACTTCGTAAAACATTTAGGGTTGTAGCAGCTATCAACGAATTGCCAGAAGGCAAACATAGTATTGAGGTGTCGTTTGCCGTGGCCCCTTTTGGTAACCTTGATTTGCAGGTAGACGATGCTATATCAAACAAAGACAATGGTGATACTGTAAAAATTCCACGCGATGATTTGGACGACTACAGCGAAAAGGCCATCAAAACCCGTCAGGAGTTTATAGAAAAGTATACCTCAAAAAAACTAAACCATACCAAAAATTACTCATTTGACCCCCATATGTTAGCGGGCAATTGCGAACATTTTGCTGGAGTGGCACAAGTACCATTAGGATTTGCAGGTCCTTTGAAAGTAAACGGTGAACACGCTAAAGGTGAATTTTTGATTCCCTTGGCTACTGCAGAAGGTACACTGGTAGCTTCTTATAACCGTGGAATGAGCGTAATTAATATGAGTGGAGGGGTAAAGTGTACTATTATTGGAGACGCTATGCAACGTGCCCCGGTATTTATATTTGAAGATGCCCGTGGCGCCAGAGATTTTGTGAAATGGGTACACGCCCACGAAAAAACGATTGCTTACCATGCCGAAACTACCTCAAGTGTGGCAAAGCTCCAAGATATTGACCATTACCTGTCTAACAAGTTTGCTTTTTTACGCTTTAATTACTTTACTGGTGATGCCGCAGGACAAAATATGGTAGGCAGAGCTACTTTTGCCGCCTGTAGTTGGATATTGGACAACTATAAAGACAATAAAATAGAGAAGTTTTTCCTTGAGTCGAATTTTGCTACCGATAAGAAAGCTTCGCAAATTAATGTAATGCGCACCCGTGGAAAACGTGTAGTAGCCGAGTGTGTGGTAAAACGTGATGTATTGATTCAACGAATGAGGGTAGAGCCTGAGCAATTGGCTTATCACGGGCAAGTGGCAAATATAGGAGCAATCCTTTCGGGAGCTAATAACAATGGTTTGCATTCGGCAAATGCGATTACGGCAATGTTTATTGCTACCGGACAAGACGTGGCAAATGTGTCAGAGTCTTCAGCAGGAATTATTTATAGTGAAGTAACCGCTGAAGGAGACTTGTACATTTCTATTACCATTCCGTCATTGATTGTCGCTACTTATGGTGGAGGAACTGGACTTGCTACCCAAAAAGAATGCTTAGAATTACTGGATTGTTATGGCAAAGGCAAGGTAAACAAGTTTGCTGAAATTGTTGCCGGAGCAGTGCTTGCCGGAGAAATCTCACTGGCATCAGCTATTTCTTCTTCAGACTGGGTGTCTAGCCACGAACAGTATGGTCGTAATCGATAG
- a CDS encoding YicC/YloC family endoribonuclease produces MIQSMTGFGSATHENDKLTVYAEIKTLNSKYLDVNVRMPRMMSAEKELILRELIKNQLRRGKTSVLLEFQFKDTSVQGTKINPQLAKGYYNEMLTLAGELDAPKQDIFRMTMMMPDVQMQNMKDDLQDDDWKVIKTVFEQAIEKCQNFRRSEGETLLASFHNNISIIKEKLELVKEQDPKRVIAIKERIAQHMEEINNNDNFDKNRFEQEMVYYIEKLDISEEKVRLQSHLDYLEETLKSAQANGKKLNFIAQEIGREINTIGSKANDAVIQRYVVEMKEELEKIKEQVLNVL; encoded by the coding sequence ATGATACAATCAATGACCGGATTCGGATCGGCTACGCACGAAAATGATAAACTCACTGTTTATGCAGAGATTAAAACTCTCAACTCCAAGTATTTAGATGTGAACGTAAGAATGCCCCGCATGATGTCTGCCGAAAAAGAGTTGATTTTAAGGGAACTTATCAAAAATCAATTGAGGCGAGGAAAAACGAGTGTTTTGCTTGAGTTTCAATTCAAGGATACCTCTGTTCAAGGTACTAAAATCAACCCACAACTGGCCAAGGGTTATTACAACGAAATGCTGACCCTGGCGGGAGAACTGGATGCACCTAAGCAAGATATTTTCAGAATGACCATGATGATGCCTGATGTACAAATGCAAAATATGAAAGACGACCTACAGGACGATGACTGGAAGGTAATCAAAACAGTGTTTGAGCAGGCCATAGAAAAATGCCAAAACTTTAGACGTAGTGAAGGTGAAACATTACTGGCAAGTTTTCACAACAACATAAGTATTATCAAAGAAAAGCTTGAGCTAGTCAAAGAACAAGACCCCAAGCGTGTAATAGCAATTAAAGAACGCATAGCACAACACATGGAGGAGATCAATAACAACGACAACTTTGACAAAAACCGTTTTGAGCAAGAAATGGTGTACTACATAGAAAAGCTGGATATTTCGGAAGAAAAAGTACGCTTACAAAGTCACCTGGATTATTTGGAAGAAACCTTGAAATCGGCTCAGGCAAATGGCAAAAAACTCAACTTTATTGCCCAGGAAATAGGCCGCGAAATCAATACTATAGGCTCTAAAGCAAATGATGCTGTGATACAGCGTTATGTAGTAGAAATGAAAGAAGAGCTGGAAAAAATCAAAGAACAGGTATTAAATGTTCTTTAA
- a CDS encoding alpha/beta hydrolase gives MASIQHDVLRMSLNNVGWLFKLSSVGINQLRGLLQLGTLGMFIPLGVNLKRAKINKREAEWLIPDNAHPDKVLLYLHGGGYALGSTDTHRSMVGHIAKKSGIRCLLASYRRIPESAYPAALNDAVAAYEWLLDEGYAAENILIGGDSAGGGLAITTQLKLRDKGVALPSGTICLSPWTDLAITGDSVQRNIYKDPLTDIPLMKKWGRLYAGKQAIINPLVSPMYGDLTGLNPMLVQVSTDEVLYDDARRLVEHAERDQVHVDFQVWEGLMHWWHLFWQTVPEGREAIDNVIKFMHKLGFSLDATPPVTKS, from the coding sequence ATGGCTTCTATTCAACACGATGTCTTGCGAATGTCTTTAAACAATGTGGGATGGCTTTTCAAACTTAGCAGTGTAGGTATTAATCAATTGCGTGGATTACTTCAATTGGGTACTTTGGGTATGTTTATACCTTTAGGGGTAAACCTGAAGCGTGCCAAAATAAACAAACGTGAGGCCGAGTGGTTAATCCCTGACAATGCTCACCCTGATAAAGTATTGTTATATCTTCATGGGGGAGGTTATGCCCTTGGTTCTACCGATACCCACCGTTCTATGGTAGGACACATAGCAAAAAAATCTGGTATTCGTTGTTTACTGGCGTCTTATCGTCGTATTCCTGAAAGTGCTTATCCAGCCGCTCTCAATGATGCAGTGGCAGCCTATGAGTGGCTACTTGACGAAGGTTATGCTGCCGAAAATATTTTAATAGGAGGAGACTCTGCTGGAGGGGGGTTGGCCATCACTACACAGTTAAAGTTAAGAGACAAAGGGGTTGCTTTGCCAAGTGGCACTATATGTTTGTCTCCCTGGACTGACCTTGCCATTACGGGTGATTCGGTACAGCGCAATATTTATAAAGATCCCTTGACTGATATTCCTTTGATGAAAAAATGGGGACGTTTATATGCGGGCAAACAAGCCATTATCAACCCGTTAGTATCGCCTATGTATGGCGACCTGACCGGATTGAACCCTATGCTTGTTCAGGTAAGTACCGACGAGGTACTGTATGATGATGCCCGCCGCCTGGTAGAACACGCTGAGCGTGACCAAGTACACGTGGATTTTCAAGTGTGGGAAGGTTTAATGCATTGGTGGCACCTGTTTTGGCAAACAGTACCCGAAGGACGCGAAGCCATAGACAATGTAATTAAATTCATGCATAAACTGGGTTTTAGTCTTGATGCCACCCCACCAGTTACCAAAAGTTAA
- a CDS encoding PP2C family protein-serine/threonine phosphatase encodes MKKRLYKITLDFIDHIGVTSEDSSEEVNSKKMLVLLAIFMSIGGLMWGSLLAFFSLYQAMIIPYAYVLLSLFNLLFLHQSKQLQVPRFFQITISLLLPFTLQWLLGGFISSGIVMLWAVLSLIGTIALFEGKNVYGWLLFFIFLTLLSIWLEPYIVGFKPNIFTPAVSRNLIIINIIMIFSIVFVLSKIKVDQDLLVKKELDTAYEKLHITKEEIEIKSELLSDAFKDITQSIRYAERIQKAMLGSPQGLIDLFRQGFVFFKPRDGVSGDFFWHTTIQSTLDSNPKKLVVVADCTGHGIPGAFMTMLGNALLDEVVNEKQRVKPDEILYEMDRKVIANLHQRGQNDQVNDGMDMAVLIIDEVTREACFAGAKLPLWMVCKGKITEIKGSKFPVGSTQYKVAKQYDCNNFKFEPETTFYLFSDGYQDQFGGDKGRKYLRKRFREFLLSISVHSLTEQHQMLEQEFNEWQDVYSQTDDVLVIGVHI; translated from the coding sequence ATGAAAAAGCGTTTATATAAAATAACATTAGATTTTATTGACCATATTGGTGTAACCTCTGAAGATTCTTCTGAAGAAGTTAATTCAAAAAAAATGCTGGTATTACTAGCTATTTTCATGTCAATAGGTGGGTTGATGTGGGGGAGTTTGTTAGCTTTTTTTAGCTTATATCAAGCAATGATTATCCCTTATGCTTATGTGTTATTATCCTTGTTTAACTTATTGTTTCTGCATCAGTCAAAGCAACTCCAAGTTCCTCGCTTTTTTCAAATTACCATTAGCTTATTATTACCTTTTACTCTACAATGGCTGCTGGGAGGGTTTATTTCTTCAGGCATAGTAATGCTTTGGGCTGTCTTGTCTTTGATTGGCACCATTGCTTTGTTTGAGGGCAAGAATGTATATGGTTGGCTTCTTTTTTTTATCTTTCTAACTTTACTTTCTATTTGGCTAGAGCCTTACATTGTTGGGTTTAAACCCAATATCTTTACTCCAGCAGTTTCTCGAAATCTAATCATTATTAACATCATAATGATTTTTTCTATTGTTTTTGTTTTATCAAAAATAAAAGTAGATCAAGATTTATTGGTAAAAAAAGAGCTTGATACAGCCTACGAGAAATTACATATAACCAAGGAAGAAATTGAGATTAAGTCAGAGCTATTATCAGATGCATTTAAAGATATTACTCAAAGTATAAGGTATGCTGAAAGGATTCAGAAAGCAATGTTGGGTAGTCCTCAAGGTTTGATTGACTTGTTTAGACAAGGTTTTGTTTTTTTTAAGCCAAGAGATGGTGTTTCGGGCGATTTTTTTTGGCATACTACCATTCAGTCTACCCTTGACAGTAACCCCAAAAAGCTAGTAGTAGTAGCTGATTGTACTGGGCACGGCATTCCAGGGGCATTTATGACAATGTTGGGCAATGCCTTGCTTGATGAGGTGGTAAATGAAAAGCAAAGAGTTAAACCTGATGAAATACTATACGAGATGGACAGAAAGGTCATTGCTAACCTTCACCAAAGAGGGCAAAATGATCAAGTGAATGATGGAATGGATATGGCGGTATTGATTATTGATGAGGTAACACGAGAAGCTTGTTTTGCTGGGGCCAAATTGCCGCTATGGATGGTTTGCAAGGGTAAGATAACTGAGATCAAAGGCTCTAAGTTTCCAGTAGGTAGTACCCAGTATAAGGTAGCCAAACAATATGATTGTAACAACTTTAAGTTTGAGCCAGAGACAACTTTTTATCTTTTTTCAGATGGTTATCAAGATCAGTTTGGAGGTGATAAAGGTAGAAAGTATTTGCGTAAGCGCTTTAGAGAATTTTTGCTTTCTATAAGTGTACATTCGCTAACCGAGCAGCACCAAATGCTAGAACAAGAGTTTAATGAGTGGCAAGATGTATATTCTCAAACTGATGATGTGTTAGTAATAGGAGTACATATTTAA
- a CDS encoding SH3 domain-containing protein, protein MKTFVSWATLCFCLLSCAGSEPTHSSDTDSLYQKTAIIDKPAVVSARSGLTLRKLPKEDYQQAWLLPYNAIVKVHKQTNVLETHQGIMGKWYHVKYLDKSGYVFGGYLNIGTIMQAPAPDEQAVEKIFDTHMQGVLLRALVNVKHGLILRKLPSTSAESITIIPQSEEVGILKYLKSTEVVEERWGNWCKVRHRQKEGYLFSGFLTFTTAKITNVIGAKLRQKATIKSKMELLIPQGSRVFLLSNKPVTKAIIGGVIGYWYKAAYQRKQGYLFSPNLKIQGY, encoded by the coding sequence ATGAAAACATTTGTTAGTTGGGCAACCTTGTGCTTTTGTCTGTTGAGTTGCGCTGGTAGTGAGCCAACACATTCGTCAGATACAGATAGTTTGTATCAAAAAACAGCCATCATAGACAAGCCAGCAGTAGTGAGCGCCAGGTCTGGTTTAACTTTACGCAAACTACCCAAAGAAGATTACCAACAAGCATGGCTGTTGCCCTACAATGCTATAGTAAAAGTACATAAACAGACCAACGTATTAGAAACTCACCAGGGTATCATGGGTAAGTGGTATCATGTGAAGTATTTAGACAAGAGCGGGTATGTATTTGGAGGCTACCTAAACATAGGTACCATTATGCAAGCTCCAGCACCCGATGAGCAAGCAGTAGAAAAAATATTTGATACCCACATGCAAGGAGTGCTTCTGCGGGCTTTGGTCAATGTCAAACATGGCTTGATCTTACGTAAACTACCTAGTACCAGTGCCGAAAGTATCACTATTATTCCGCAGAGTGAAGAGGTGGGCATTTTGAAATATTTAAAATCTACCGAAGTAGTAGAAGAGCGTTGGGGCAATTGGTGTAAAGTAAGGCATCGACAAAAAGAAGGGTATTTATTCAGTGGTTTTTTAACCTTTACTACTGCAAAGATAACCAATGTTATTGGGGCAAAACTAAGACAGAAGGCAACAATTAAGAGTAAAATGGAGTTATTGATTCCACAAGGTAGCAGGGTATTTTTATTGAGCAACAAGCCAGTAACAAAAGCTATCATAGGAGGGGTAATTGGGTATTGGTATAAGGCCGCATACCAAAGGAAGCAAGGGTATTTATTTAGTCCCAATTTGAAAATACAAGGCTATTGA
- a CDS encoding sensor histidine kinase, giving the protein MMKKKRSKIFIIIGISALSLLGLIAIQINWIFHTAKLREQQLKHRLATASTHISYGVFKDSLLRARLAKKVKENNGRELSVKIDSRDHSILDSLIKNKFEYQHVDLPYSFKLVDKRNRYFNSTCHSQQISQRICLEGVLEREKRAKDRTAKAEIRIFLPDMMGYVWSHMGWIVIVSVIMIAFTSGGFILTVRTVLRQKKMSEMTTDFINNMTHELKTPIATVSLASNMLRKEKILDNREKIVHYSSVIHEENKKLQDQVEQVLRIAKVEKGEYTLNKVQADIHTLVLDAIATIDLQVREKGGKVQYYLNAMRHTVMADVVHITNVISNLLDNANKYTSDTPEIIVETKDLDDGVVISVTDNGIGMSKEMQKHIFDKFYRVSTGNIHDVKGFGLGLAYVKMMIDAHKGHIELKSELGKGSCFEIFLPYTA; this is encoded by the coding sequence ATGATGAAAAAGAAGCGATCTAAAATATTTATAATTATAGGTATTTCTGCCTTATCATTACTTGGGTTGATTGCAATTCAAATAAACTGGATTTTTCATACCGCAAAACTACGCGAACAACAACTGAAACATCGCTTGGCAACCGCCTCAACTCACATTTCTTATGGAGTGTTCAAAGATTCATTGTTGAGAGCCAGGCTCGCCAAAAAAGTAAAAGAAAATAACGGAAGAGAACTTTCTGTAAAAATAGATTCCAGAGATCATTCCATTTTAGATAGTTTGATCAAAAATAAGTTTGAGTACCAACACGTAGACTTACCCTATAGTTTTAAGTTGGTAGATAAGAGAAATCGTTACTTTAACTCTACCTGCCATAGCCAGCAAATATCTCAGCGAATTTGCCTGGAGGGAGTACTTGAACGTGAAAAAAGAGCAAAAGATCGAACGGCAAAGGCCGAAATCAGGATCTTTTTACCTGATATGATGGGCTATGTGTGGTCGCACATGGGGTGGATTGTGATAGTATCGGTCATTATGATTGCCTTTACTTCTGGAGGATTTATTTTGACCGTGAGAACTGTGTTACGTCAGAAAAAAATGTCGGAAATGACGACAGATTTTATCAACAACATGACCCACGAACTAAAAACTCCCATTGCTACCGTTTCGTTGGCTAGTAATATGTTGCGCAAAGAAAAAATCTTAGATAACCGGGAAAAAATTGTGCACTATTCAAGTGTAATTCACGAGGAAAACAAAAAATTGCAAGATCAGGTAGAGCAAGTGTTGCGTATAGCCAAAGTAGAAAAAGGCGAATATACCCTAAATAAAGTACAAGCCGATATTCATACATTGGTGTTGGATGCTATAGCTACCATTGATTTGCAAGTAAGAGAAAAAGGAGGTAAAGTGCAGTATTACCTAAACGCTATGCGTCATACAGTGATGGCAGATGTAGTACATATTACCAATGTTATTTCTAACTTGCTGGACAATGCCAATAAATACACCTCTGATACGCCCGAAATAATTGTGGAAACCAAAGATTTGGATGATGGGGTTGTAATTTCGGTAACCGACAATGGCATTGGCATGAGTAAAGAAATGCAAAAACATATCTTTGATAAGTTTTACCGGGTTTCTACCGGAAACATTCACGATGTGAAAGGTTTTGGACTGGGACTTGCCTATGTAAAAATGATGATAGATGCACACAAAGGACATATAGAACTAAAAAGTGAGTTGGGCAAAGGAAGCTGTTTTGAAATATTCTTGCCATACACTGCATAA